One Gossypium raimondii isolate GPD5lz chromosome 3, ASM2569854v1, whole genome shotgun sequence genomic window carries:
- the LOC105796482 gene encoding heat stress transcription factor A-5 gives MDPTAPSASVVGGGGGGGGGPAPFLMKTFDMVDDSSTDDIVSWSSNKKSFVVWNPPDFARLLLPTYFKHNNFSSFIRQLNTYGFRKIDPERWEFANEDFVKDQRHLLKNIHRRKPIHSHSNPQGSLIDHERAGYEEEIEKLSREKAALEADVLRSEQERSALKHQVEELTQQADQMERRQDTLFNFLEKALQDPAFAEHLFRRIESMDDVVAYNKKRRLPQIDQTKPVGDHSLLDNKSSSTPEFGNVVHLDFSNKLRLELSSAVSEINLVSQSTQSSNEDGESPQRRVSQGEPKDDNIRPQGLLFTPETLDISDTGTSFTFNMDSSFSQRVSMNESPAVHSLQQRLSSNEEPDSHISCQLNLTLASSSLQVNKSPSLTRMSQPSWEIGKVSESRSNANSKDSDSGPFHNSRNMIDGETTLSSSKEGPNTNQEPAAAPVRVNDVFWEQFLTERPGSSDNEEASSNYRANPYEEQDDKRSGHGLARNTKNIEQLSL, from the exons ATGGACCCAACTGCACCCTCCGCGTCGGTCGTCGGCGGCGGTGGCGGCGGCGGAGGAGGGCCGGCACCTTTCCTTATGAAAACATTCGACATGGTGGACGACTCATCGACCGACGACATCGTTTCATGGAGCTCTAACAAAAAGAGCTTTGTGGTTTGGAACCCTCCTGATTTTGCTCGCCTTTTGCTTCCCACTTATTTCAAGCACAATAATTTCTCCAGCTTCATCAGGCAGCTTAATACCTAT GGGTTCCGGAAGATTGATCCCGAACGATGGGAATTTGCCAATGAAGATTTCGTGAAAGATCAAAGGCATCTTCTTAAGAATATTCATCGAAGAAAACCTATTCACAGCCATAGTAATCCACAGGGTTCTTTGATAGATCATGAAAGAGCTGGATACGAAGAAGAAATCGAAAAGCTTTCACGTGAGAAAGCTGCACTTGAGGCTGATGTTTTGAGGTCTGAACAAGAGCGGTCAGCTTTGAAGCATCAGGTGGAAGAGCTGACACAACAAGCTGATCAAATGGAGCGTAGGCAAGACACTTTGTTTAACTTCTTAGAAAAGGCTTTACAAGACCCTGCTTTCGCCGAACATCTTTTTCGTAGAATTGAATCTATGGATGATGTTGTGGCATATAATAAGAAAAGGAGACTGCCTCAAATTGATCAAACCAAGCCAGTTGGTGACCATAGTCTTTTGGACAACAAAAGTAGTTCTACACCCGAGTTTGGAAATGTTGTCCACCTCGATTTCTCGAACAAGCTTAGACTAGAATTGTCATCAGCTGTTTCGGAGATTAACTTGGTTTCTCAAAGCACGCAAAGTTCTAATGAAGATGGAGAAAGTCCACAGAGAAGGGTTTCTCAAGGAGAACCAAAAGATGATAATATCAGACCTCAGGGGCTTTTATTCACACCCGAAACATTAGACATTTCAGATACAGGCACATCTTTTACATTCAACATGGATTCATCTTTCTCTCAAAGAGTATCAATGAATGAAAGCCCGGCAGTGCATTCACTGCAACAGAGATTAAGTTCCAATGAAGAACCTGATAGTCATATTTCCTGTCAGTTAAATCTAACTCTGGCATCTTCTTCATTGCAAGTCAATAAAAGTCCCAGCTTAACTAGGATGTCCCAACCAAGTTGGGAAATCGGAAAAGTCTCCGAGTCAAGGTCTAATGCCAACAGTAAAGACTCTGATTCTGGACCTTTCCATAATAGCAGAAACATGATTGATGGGGAAACAACATTATCGTCATCGAAAGAAGGCCCTAACACAAATCAAGAGCCTGCCGCTGCTCCGGTTAGAGTAAATGATGTATTCTGGGAACAGTTCCTCACCGAGAGACCAGGTTCCTCTGACAATGAAGAGGCCAGTTCCAATTATCGAGCAAATCCATACGAAGAGCAAGACGACAAAAGGTCAGGCCATGGACTAGCAAGGAATACCAAGAACATCGAGCAGCTTAGTCTTTAG